A region from the Brassica napus cultivar Da-Ae chromosome C8, Da-Ae, whole genome shotgun sequence genome encodes:
- the LOC125591176 gene encoding pirin-1-like — protein MSASCDSDRVTRQVIKNVLAKLQKEGEGALVRNGITEIHQALLDPFVLLVDFSFSLTAGFADHPHRGFESVTYMLKGGIIHKYLKGNESTIKAGDVQWMTAGRGIIHSEFPEEEVNNGLQLWINLPSIHRMIEPKNLELSSLEIPRAEKDGVEVKVIAGDSLGIKSPYYTTTPIMFLDFTLKPGSQTHQTVPESWTAFAYILEGDEGVFGSLNSLAIQAHYVVVFGPGDLVSVWNKSTSRALRFLLIAGEPIGEPLVQCGPFVMSSQDEIDMAFEDYRNAKNGFELAKSS, from the exons ATGTCTGCTTCTTGCGACTCTGATAGAGTAACGAGACAGGTAATCAAGAATGTTTTAGCAAAGCTTCAGAAAGAAGGCGAAGGTGCTCTCGTTAGGAACGGCATCACAGA GATTCACCAGGCGTTATTGGACCCCTTCGTGCTGCTAGTTGatttttcat TTTCGCTTACAGCTGGATTCGCAGATCATCCCCACCGAG GTTTTGAAAGTGTTACTTACATGCTAAAA GGAGGTATCATTCACAAATATCTCAAAGGCAATGAAAGTACAATCAAAGCCGGAGATGTTCAG TGGATGACAGCAGGAAGAGGAATCATTCATTCCGAGTTTCCAGAAGAAGAAGTCAACAATGGCTTACAGCTTTGGATCAACCTTCCTTCCATACACAGAAT GATCGAGCCAAAGAACCTAGAACTGTCAAGCTTAGAGATTCCAAGAGCAGAGAAAGATGGAGTAGAGGTCAAAGTCATAGCCGGAGATTCATTGGGAATCAAATCTCCTTACTACACAACAACACCAATCATGTTCCTTGACTTTACCCTCAAGCCAGGATCTCAAACCCACCAGACCGTACCAGAATCTTGGACCGCTTTCGCCTACATTCTAGAGGGTGATGAGGGTGTGTTCGGTTCCTTGAACTCTTTGGCTATTCAGGCGCACTATGTTGTTGTGTTTGGACCAGGGGATTTAGTTAGCGTGTGGAACAAGTCAACCTCTAGGGCATTGAGGTTTCTGTTGATTGCAGGGGAACCGATCGGTGAGCCTTTGGTTCAGTGTGGTCCGTTTGTGATGAGTTCACAGGATGAAATCGATATGGCTTTTGAGGACTATCGGAATGCTAAGAACGGGTTTGAACTGGCTAAGAGTAGCTAA
- the LOC125591177 gene encoding putative pirin-like protein At3g59260 — MLLRIDPANVEISSSEMPVAYEEGVEVKVIAGVSMGVQSPFYTRTPIMFLDIILQPRSQTHQTIPETWTAFAYVLDGNEGVFGSSDSYAVQAHTLVVFGTGDEVSVWNTSNYRPLRFLLIAGEPIGESVVQHGPFVMNTQAEIDRTIWDYRNGQNGFEMAN; from the coding sequence ATGCTGCTCAGGATCGACCCAGCAAACGTAGAAATATCGAGTTCTGAGATGCCAGTAGCATATGAAGAAGGAGTAGAGGTCAAAGTCATAGCAGGAGTGTCAATGGGAGTCCAATCTCCTTTCTACACAAGGACACCAATCATGTTCCTTGACATAATTCTCCAGCCAAGGTCTCAAACTCACCAGACTATTCCGGAGACGTGGACCGCCTTTGCATACGTTTTAGATGGCAATGAAGGCGTGTTTGGGTCCTCAGACTCTTATGCAGTGCAAGCACACACTCTTGTGGTGTTTGGAACAGGAGATGAAGTTAGCGTGTGGAATACGTCAAACTATAGGCCGTTGAGGTTCTTGTTGATTGCAGGAGAACCGATTGGGGAGTCTGTGGTTCAACACGGGCCATTTGTGATGAACACACAAGCTGAGATTGATAGGACCATATGGGACTATCGCAATGGCCAGAATGGCTTTGAGATGGCTAATTAA